TTTTATCATAGGCATATATTACGTTTAGTAGGACTTCTTgagttgtgaattttttatattcaacTATCCTTAGGTCTTAGCTATATCAAAATCTACATTTTTTATATGACCAAGACATGTGGAAAACTGAATAGGCTAAGAAGAAATGATGAAGTGACAAGCTGAAGAAAAACAGTTTCCTGACGGAATTTCTAATGGAAAAATATTCGTCGGAAATCTCTGAGGAATTTCTGAAGAATTTCTGAAGAATATGAAATATTACCATTCGTCGGTATTTCTTCAGAAATATCCAAAGGAATTTttgacaaacaattttttatcgGAAATAATCGACGAACTACTGACGATTCCCAAAGAATTATAAACGATTTAGGatataggttttgggtttatgttttgtttgaaatttcctaagaattttaaatttttataggaAATTTGTCATAAGTTTCTGACGAATTTGTGACAAATTTCCAACGAATTTGGGTTGTATTCAAAATAAATGGTAAACCGTATTCCTACAAGATCACCATAACATATATTAAGTGATAAATATGATGTGGATTAATTGTCGCTCAATTATTTTAAAGCTATATACACTTTCGCGATGGATGCATAACCTTTCTCATTAACACTTATATACTGAAGAAAACTCATTACGGTGATTAACCTTATAATCatgtatttatgtgttttcaaGTGGTTTCAAAcattttgaatattataaacCCCTAAAAGTCATCAATATTTTATCAATGGATAATGTCTGTCTATTTTGATATGTTTGGAAACCCTAATCCACACTTCGTTAGAAATTCGTCGAAAATTTatgacaaatatttttttcctggtcaattataaataagataatataCCCCTTTCTGACGAATAGGTATATACATATATCGAAAATTGTCAACATgctcattaaaaaaatttcagaaCTTCCGAAGAAATTCCAAGGGAAAAGGTATATTCGTCGGAATTGAAATTCACCCGAAAAAAATAACCGACTAATTTTTTGTGAAGCGAAATTAAGATAATTTTCAACGAACTTAATCAGtcaatttttaaacataaaaactgaaaagtttcttgttcttcttcattGCAACATTATCTTTCTCTAaactctctctattctctctctgcCAACCGAAGAACAGCCGCAAATCTTTCCCCAAAAAATCCCCACAAAACATGTTCGTCATTTATTAACCTCTCAGTAATCTTATATTTTAGATTGTATATGTGTTAGCTTATTAGAATTGATAGATTTTAGGGATTAAAATGTTAGAAATTAGTTAGGTTGgttgatttaggatttagtatgTTAAATTTTGTGTTAGAATTGTTAGCTTTAGGATTTTACTTGTTAGATTTAAGATTTGAGtacttgttttatgttttttgatgttttattatttttgttttttttattttttttatgattttataaaacgtttttaagCTTTTGTAAACgtttttaagttaaaaaaacgtttttatgtttgttgttatttataaaacgtttttatgcttttttaaatttataataaaaacccTCTTTAAAACGTTTTCAgtttataaaacgtttttatgtttttcagaatttataaaaatgtatttctatttttagaaaactttttcaattataaaaagtttatttagaatttattaaaacattttcactttttaaaaaaaatattttctactgACAAAAcgttttatgcttttaaaaatttataataacgTTTTTCACTTCTTTAAAAACGTTTTCACTTTATAAGATGTCAAaagttgttttataaaattctataaacgttattaaaatagttatattataaaaaaagttttaaaattttaatttatagtatatttatgtaaataagGAAAATCATTTATCATAAACGATtgtaaattagttttttttgagtaataaattaatctaaatattatattttaaataatttttttcttaatataaaaaaaaataaacaatttctGACAAAAATATACATTAGAACTTCGTCAAAAACATTTCTGTTGAAAATTCATCAAATAGCCCGAAGAAATTTTGACGAATTTTTTGACATTTTTGTATATGTTTCATTGAGATTTTTGTTTGTCAATGAAACATATAgttatatctttttaaaatccaCATAACATTTTCTTTTCCACATAATcatctaatatttaatatttaaaaatttatgtgtCCAAATTAAATGAACCAAGTCTCTATTTATGGAGCGTAAAAATGATGAATTATGATgtaaataactttaaaaaaaaaagaaatattaacaACAACATATTTCATTTGGAACAAATAGGGTGAAAAAACAATTACTAAACTCAACAACcaattataatttaagaattatattgatatttaaaataaacagaATTTTCAACTCTTCAATCTTCTTTTGAAAGCAAGCGTTGAAGACACATATTGAGTTTAGCTGGTCCATATCTTTTACGTGGATCCCACTTTTATGTTTTCAACTAATTGAATAGATTCAACAAGAATTAATCAAgtccttttttttccttttttaacacTACCATTGTAACCATTTAACAATTGAAAATATGTTCCAAGAGGTCCATTGCACAGTCTTATAAGTATAAGGAGTTAAATGAAAACTTCAGCCACATCAAGTTTTATCTGATGAAAGATAGGGCTGTGGCAGATCGGCTCTAGCAAAGCAAGAGGCGGGTGCTGTCTTCCGAAAAGTATAAAGACACCACCAAGAAAAATGGCACCATTTTCTCACATGTTAATTTATTGTTGGCTGGTACAATATCAGTCGGAACATCCCTGTAATTTGTGGTCAACTGGCCAATAAAATAAGCATCAATTAAGGAAATGAAATAGGCTGCAAGGATTGTGTCACACGGACAAAGCTAAAAGTAGCTAATCAAAACTGGAACCATTCGATGTTCCGAGTCAAACTCCTCATgtcccacaaaaaaaaaaatccatgtgTCTTTTTCACATACGACTTCAACTCCTATACATTTTTCAGTTCCTTTATATATACTTCAATCGCGTAAGCTCAACTAATTATTAAACTCATTCCATATTTAATCAACAGAAAGAAGAGAACTAAAAAATGTCAAGTTTATCATCTATTGCAGTTTCCCTCCGCAACAAGGCACTCATCACTCCGAGAGTTCTCTCTTCCGTCCCGAAAAGACTCATCCATGtaatatattgtgtttttcttATGTATTCATGATAAGAAACGTCTAACTATTCATATCTGTCCTTGATGATTTGACTAAATTACTCAAAGGGGAGTACGATGAAAGAAGCTTCCGTCTGTGACAAAGCCACCGAGGCTCAGCAAAAGGTATCATATTTTCCTAAGAACTTCACCTGAGATTATATTTAAGTTAGGCTCAATTTGTCTTAAACATTCATCACTGCGTTTGTATATccaatttttgttattttgaaactATAGCTTTTGGCTTGTGTTTAATTGTGCGTTTATAACAACCAAACatattttgtttgaaattttaaaactgcAAGTTcgtttagaaacaaaaaaaaaaatacagagaaaGATAAAAGCAGATGGATAGGTATACGGATAGAGACaatgatgtatatatatacatacatatatattcatgtGTGTGATTTGATTCCATTGTATCCTTCACAAACGATTTcatataactaaatttattgGATGATCTAGGTGGCCAAGAAGGCGGACGAAGGAGCACAAACGATATCCGTGGCCGCCGGTAACTTGAAGGACAAGGCGAAGAACACTGCAGAGGAGGCCTGGGATAAGGTGAAGGACACGACAGAAAAGATCAAAGATACCGTCACCGGAAAAACCGAGGAAACCAAGGAGTCCATCAAAGCCAAAGCCAAGACCGTCGAGAAAAGCATGAATACCAAGAACCTCAAATAATAAACTTACTGtcaattttaatatttcactaaatcaaataatctattttaagaaaagaatcaaataaaatgtaCTTACGTAATCTGGAGTTGTTTCAGTATGTTTACACTTCTGGTTTGTTTAAGAATATAAATTACTTTATTAGGTAAGAATAAACATGGGGGTTATAGAACATGTGGAAAtttatgttagttaattataatatatcCGTACTTATTTAATAATAAGTGGCGCAGCGTACGAATGGGTAAACGGTCGATCTATGAACTTTAGGGTTCTTAGAGACCTGTTCTTGGATTGATCAAGAGTTTCTTTCGATTGCTTCTTAAGACCAACTTCTTGGGGGACGAATTTAATCAAGTCACACAAGGTATAAAAGCCAAAGCTCTAAATTCAATATCAAAGTGTGTCTAGAACAAGACGTCTAGACTGGTTTATATAGTTATTCTCATTAACAAACCCTAATGAGAATAGGAAACTTAATACTTAAGTAATAAGGAAAAAAAAGCAGCATTAacttaaaagtaataaaaaggaaaaaaaggtttaaattatttgaactaGTCGGTTGTTTCCGTTGGCGCCAAGGAAGAGGGTGCTGCTGCATCAGGTCCCGCCGGGTGAAGAGAATTCGACCACGAATCAGAAGCATCCGCATTATAAACATACCGTGACAAATACTTAACATTAAACACATCAGATGTAGTAATCTCCGAAGGCAAACGAAGATGGTAATCATTATCATTTATACGTTCTAACACTAGTAAAAATCCAACGCATAGCCACTACAAAGTTGTGGCTATAGAGCAAATTATCGTGGCTAAAAAAGAAATCAGCCACGCTTAGATGTCCGAAAAGTAGCGTGGTTATAGCCTCGTGGATAGAAATAAGCGTGGCTTTTCGTGGCTAGGAGCCACGTTATTACCACGCGCATTTTCGTGGCTATAATAGCCACGATATAATATTAAGACGTGGCTATTGCTAGTGGCTATTATAGCCACGATATAATATTAAGACGTGGCTATTGCTAGTGGCTATAATAGCCACGATACTGCCACTTATTCGACGTGGCACTATTAGCCACggtttaaaactatttttcagTGGCTATAATAGCCACGATTTAGCTACTAAGATTCAACATTTATAGTATCCACTGTTTtgaaaaacattcaaaattagAGATTTAATTAGCCGATTTTCATATTAGAGATTCATTCAAACTATTAAAATTGCACATTCAATAAACACAGAGCTTAATATACAAGATAGTCAAGGTTCAACATTCATAAAAAGTTACATAAGACAAGGTTAAAAGTTTTGAGTCTAAGAAGACTATCAAAAGACCTTGTTACAAAAGACCTTGTTACAAAAGAGGTTATAAGATAAAGTACCAACTTCTAAATGCCATTGGGAGGATTAGGCTGACCAGTTGGTGCTTGAGCCTGATGATCAGAAGTCTGTCCAGTAGGTGCTTGCGGGGGCCTAAGTGTTTGGAGGAGCTGATTGATTGCTTCCCTTGTTGCTGCAAAGTCCTGCCTCATGTCTGAGACGTCCTGTTTCACCCCAGCAACATCAGAAGTGACACTTTGGAGGGTTGTCTCAAGACCGCCCACACGCATCTCCAGGTCCAGGTTGCGGGCAATACCATTGGGGACGCGTGAAGAAGGCGCATGCTCCCTGAATTGTTCACTGCCCAGTCCGTAAACATATCCCCTCCTACTCTTAGCATTCTGTCAAGAGAAAtggaaaaatattcaaaaccaaGCAAGACCAAACAGAAACTAACATAAGGCTATTTGATCAACTTAGGTAACACATGTAATGCAATTGTCAAAACAGAACAGAAGATTAAAAGTGTCCGAGAATAAAAATGTTAAGCTATCATACCTTCAGATAAGCCTTGTTTAACATGAGGCGAGAAGGAGCAGATGATGCACTTGGACTCCTTGGTGATCCTTCAGTGTTAGAGAGCTGTGTGGCTTCCATCTCGGCCTGAGTTACCAGTTCTTCAGCCCGATAGTCCACAAAAGTCCCATCTGGTCGGGAGTGTGTCTCCCTGACAAGGGCAGTGTAGGATGGTGGTTCACCAGAGGCTTGcgtctgcaaaaaaaaagaaattaggaAGACAGATTAGAAAGACAGATTATAGTACAGACATGGAAGATACCATGTTATACGCTATCCTTGCAAAACACCTAGGGCCTGCATTATGCTTGTGGCACCCTTTACCCACAGGATCAGCCTTGCGGCTTTTAGCAGCCTTCTTGCTTTTCTTTTTAGCTTCATCAGTCGCCCAATACTCCAGAAGCAGTGTCCGGTCGCTATCATTGATGTACTTTGGCTTCTTGTGTTGCCTCTTCTTCTTGCTAATCCTTTCACCAACGGATGTCATCGTTTCCTTCTTCCACAGACCGTAGACCAAATCATTAAATTGAGTCTCCCAGTAGAAATTTTGctacaacaaaaaacaaaacaataagagGTTTAGAAACAGGAAATAATAACAGtaagagatttaaaaaaaaaatgtaatttttgatTACCACAAACGTTTGCCACCAGGAATCCTTCCTTTCCTCAGGCACCTTATTCCAACTCTTCCAAGGACCCATGTAGTATCCTTGCCAAGTTGCACGGATGAAAGCATGGATACATGGGTCAATACCAAACCTAAGATGATAACAAACATCAGTAACTGAAACAAGACTATGACAAAATCCTACttaaaatttcacaaaacaatcCTAACAGaaacaatcctaaccaatcaaaGACCCAATTCAAATAACAGAAACATTCAAAGATGAGGAAGTGATCTTACCATAAAGCTCCATTCGGCTTATCAGGATGGAGATGTGGCTGTGAGAGCCTAGCAGGTGAGTTGAGCATCGCATTAAGGGTCATCTGCGGGTAACTGTTGGAACGAGATGAGGAAGCAACATGGTTTGGAGCGGCTCCAGTAGCACCAGGAGGCATAGGAGGAGACCCAGCATGGTAAACAGCGGGTCCAGTAGCACCCGGACGCATAGGAGGAGACGCAGCTTGTGTTCCAGGTGCTCTTGTTGAGTTCATCTGTACAAAACCAACAAGAACACATCTTTAGAgtcaagaaagagagaaagacaaATCTAAACGAAGAACAGAAAGTAGACAGACAAAACCCCTAATCGAAACAGAAAGTAGACAGACAACACCCCTAATCGATActctaaaataaacaaaaccctAGGTCGAAACAGAAAGTAGACATGTAACAACCAATCAAACAAGACAGAGAGAAATTGAAACCTTAgatcgaaaaccctaaaacatcatatCGAATCGAGAATCGAAGGGTTTCATCTCCgagaaaggagaagagaaagagagagggttACCATGAGAGGTGGGAGATGGAATCGGAGACGGCGAGATTGAACCGGAGACGGCGACACAAGAAACGGAGAGGAGAAGAACCGTTCCGTCGTGAgtcgagagagagagtttgtctttttttctctaagtgttgagaagaaagaagaaaactgAATTATTAAACCCTTTTCTACAGCCACGAAATATCAGTGGCTAAACCGTGGCACTGAACCGCGAAATTAAAAACAGTTGGAGCCAAAACCAAATCAATTGGAGCCAAAACCAAATCAATTGGAGCCAATCCAATTGGTTTACCAAAATTTTGGACTAGCCACGATTTAGCCACGCAATTACAGTGGCAATATGTAATATCTCAcgggaaaccaaaaaaaattcgaGCCAAACCAATTGGTTTTCTCTATTTTCCTTATAGCCACGAAACAGCACTAATAAACCGTGGCTCTATCTAAAAACGCGTAACCACAAACACTCAACCCCTAAAGCACAATCCCTAAAACCCAAACTCTTTTCCATCAAACCTTATACCCATACAACAACTACAATTCAAACCCTTCATACattcatatattttacataatataatttttccaACAATCTCATAACATATTTTACAAACcttataacatattttacaaccttacaacatattttacaaaccttataacatattttaaaacctTAAGCATATATTTGACTACTCTAAATCACCGTCTGATTGTACCTCAACATCTGATACATATTCATCGTTTGGAGGATTCACCGGGGCAAGATCATAATCAGAAACATCGTCAACAACATGTGTTTCCACCCGTAACAATGAACTTTCTGCAACTTGGTCACGTCTATCATCCTGCCACGCAGTTAAAGCAATTTCAGACGTTTCTCGGATTCCTCGAGGAATAATTTTTGCGCATGCCCACCAATCATCGGCAGAATGTCGACGTACCCGTGGATAAGAAATAAAACATGCTTGATCACAATTACCTGGTCATGATACAATAACATCGAAGTTTAAAATTATGGCTTTTCATCAAACATTAAATCTCAAGCACATATATATTTCACTTACCAGGTAATACAAAAGGATCATATTTTGCATATTGTCTTCGTGGTGAGACATCAACAAGACCAGATGGATGTATTCTCATACCGCGATTTTCCGTGGTGTCAAACCACGAACATTTAAAAATCATGACCTTCAAGCCAACATCACCATGATACTCCACCATCATAATCTCCTGTTTGAGGCCATAGTAGTCTGTTTCATTGGTACCAGGAACACAAACACAATAATGTtgagtttttctattttgacCGTGGTTATGTGTGTGGAAAGTGTATCCCCGGGTGTGATATATTTGCCAAGACCTATAATTGCGCCTAGGACCTTGTACAAAATCCAACATCCACATAGGAAATGTGTAAAACTGAGTCGCATCGTTAATCTGCAATAGAATAACATTGTtataaattacattaaaataaataaattgtggaacttgataatattaaaacaaaaactcacATAGTCTTTGCACCACTCTGCAAAGTTGGTGTCTTTCGCTTTTTGCATTGCAACTGGAGTAATATCAGGAATACTCCGTGTCATATATTCTTCAAACATCCTGcacacatttaaaatattaattatgtaactagaaatatgtatttatattatattttcataatattaaggTACCTTTCATATGGAGCAAATGTTTCACAGTTGAGCATCATAAATGTCTGAAGAACGGTGTTATCTTTATCATTTAACCAACTAGTTGAGCATTGACCATTGATTCTCCCTTCGTGGTAAAACAAAGGTGGTACATCCGGATAATTGTATGAGAAACGAATATCATTTGGACCTTCTGGAATGCTCATGATCTCAGGATGACCAAAATAATTTGAGGATGCTCTTGAAATCTCCTCGTTTATCCATTGTGAAACTATCGAACCCGCAATGCGTGCTTTGTTtctgaccatcttcttcaaatggtacATGTATCTTTCAAATACATACATCCACCTAAAATGGACGGGCCCACCTAAGGCTACCTCATCTGGAAGGTGCACAAGAAGATGTTGCATAACATCGAAGAACGATGGAGGAAAAATCTTTTCCAAGTTACAAAGCTTCACACCGATATTTGCCTTTAAAAGACCAATATCTGATTCTTTCAAAATCCTCGAAGAGATATCTCGGAAAAAGAGGGCAATATCtgtaaacaaaacattaaagtTATAACATCAATCATAGTAATTATTAagataacataaaaaataaatacctcTAATTGCCGTATGAACATTTTTTGGAAGAAGTTCCGCGAATGCAAATGGATAGAGTCGTTGCATAatgacatgacaatcatgacttttcAGTCCATGTAGCTTTAAATTGCTTTCGTCAATACATCGACTAAATTTGGAGGAATATCCATCGGggaattttatatcatttttcagCCACATAAGGAATTCTCGCTTAGCCGCATTTGACAGCCTGAATATTGGCACGGGCATCGTTCCATCCTCTTTCATCTCTAAATCACGCCTTTTGCATAGACCTGGAAGATCCAATCTGCTTTTGACATTGTCTTTTGTCTTTCCAGGAGCATTTAAAAATGTGTTCGTGAGGTTATCGAAGAAGTTTTTCTCAATGTGCATGAAATCAAGGTTATGCCGAAGAAGATGAGTTTCCCAATACGGTAactcccagaaaatactcttctTAACCCAATTGTGAGTAACTCCGTATTCAGATATTGTCTTGGATGGATTATCATGTCCATTCCCTCCACATTCAACGGACTTTGATAaaccttttatattatttatcctCTCACGCAATATTTCTTCTCCGGTCAACCATGGTGGAGGAGGATCCACAACTGTTTTTCCCCGTGTAAATGCTTGAGTGTTTCTCCTGTAAGGATGATCTTCATCTAAAAACCTTATGTGGCAATCAAACCAACTATGTTTCCGTCCATTACGTAACCAGAACGCACCTGtctcatcttgacaatatgggcACGATAGCCGACCATGTGTTGTCCAACCTGAAAGCATCCCATACGCTGGAAAATCGCTTATCGTCCACATCAACACTGCTCGCATTATGAATCTTTCTTTCCTTGAAATATCATATGCCTCCACACCATCTTTCCATAAACTCTGTAACTCTTCAATCAGCGGCTGAAGGTAAATATCTAAGCTTTTTCTTGGATGTTTGGGTCCGGGAATTAGCACCGAAAGGTATAAGAATTCTCTTTTCATACACATTTCCAGAGGCAAATTGTGTGGAGTTACAATAACTGGCCAAAGGGAATGTGCTTCGCCATTCATACCAATCTGATTAAACCCATCCGTTGATAAGCATAGATAAATATTCCGGCTTTCAGCAGCAAATCCAGGATATAACTCACTGAAGTGTTTCCACGCTATGGCATCAGATGGATGATGTATTTCTCCTTCCGGAGTTACAGGTTCCTTATGCCACCGCATATTGGAAGATGTCGCCTCAAGTTGGTATAGACGTTTCAGACGATCTGCTATTGGGAGGTAAAACATTCTCTGTTTCGGTTTGTTTTTACCTTTTCCGTTCTTCGGGTAGTAGCGATCTTCTCCACAAAACCGACAACTGACCAACTTCGCATCGTCTCCCTTCCAAAATAACATACAGTTCTTCACACATACGTCAATCTTCTGTAAGGGTAACCCAAGCGACCGTGTCAGTTTCTTTGTCTCGTAATATGTTGCCGGAGCTTTATTTGGCTGCGGAAGTATGTTTTTAAATACTTCAGATATCTCATCTACACAAGCTTCTGGTAGATTATAATCTGTCTTCACTTTCATTATCCGCGAAGCAAGAGACAACTGAGAAATTCCTTCTGCACATCCTTCGTAGAGAGGTTGAGTCGCTGCTTCAAATGCTTCAAAAACACTATCATGATAGGGTTGTGCTATGTCTGTCTCTTCTATAGCTTCCGGCATGTAAGCTGGCGCAATGTCTGTGGGTACCTCTGGAATATTCTGCTGGTGATCTTCATAAGCATTCCAAATAGGAGTCTCTAACATTTCTTCTTCACCCGTCGAATGATTCGCCCCGGAACTCTCACCAACATCGTTGAATTTCTCTCCATGACTcgtccaaaaataataatttcccTTGAAACCGTACAAGAATAGATGTCGTGCGACAACTCTTGCTTCACGTTGCTTCACATTTTTGCATCGAGCACacggacacaacaaaagttCTCTTTCTTTGTAATCTTCTTGATTACACGCAAATTGAATAAATGCATCAACACCTCCAAGAAATATTTCAGAAACCTGATTACTCTCAGGATCAATTCTTTGATCCATCCATTCTCTAGATTGAAAGTAGAAAGACATTTTGTTCTGAAAATTTGTGAGAAGAACAAAAGTTCTAAATGTCACGGTTATGAAGCGTATATATGATACGAAATAGCCACGACAATGCCACGAAATATTCGTGGCTCCCTTAAAATATCATTGCCAAATGAATATTTCTCTGCCATAACCAGAATAAAGACTCAAAAAGCATGTATAGCCACGAAACAGCCATGAAACAACCGTGCCTATATCCCATTTCGTCAAACGATTGGACGTAACACTTCCTTTTTGATGTCggcacaaaaaaacaaaatggtgCCACGTTTTATTAGTGGCAAATTCGTGGCTAATTTATACAGCCACGAAAATTTCGTAGCGTCTCCGTGGCTTTCACCTGCCACGCTTTGTTTCGTGACTTGATCGTGGCGTTTTTAATTCTACCGTGGCTTTTTACGTCTCGTGGCTTTTACGTGGCGGTTTCGTGGCTTCTTTTAAATAGCCACGGTTTTTAAGTGGCACTACAGTGGCTATGCGATAGATTTTTACTAGTGTAACACCTCAAGCGGACCAATCTTCTTGGCTTTCAGCTTGTTGTAAGCATGTGTCGGCATTCTATCCCGAGTGAGATAATCCCATACGAAGTCTCCAACATTAAAAACCAGTCGACGCCTGTGTTTGTCTACAGCGGTTTTGTATTTGGATACCGATGTTTCTAGATTGGTGACTGCTTTCGTATGAATCTGTGCCAAGGAGTTAACAAATGTGGCCGCATCACTGTGAACTCTCGTATGATCAGGAAGAGAGGAAAGGTCCACCGGGGCTCTTGGGATAATACCGTATACAACCTGGAATGGACAAAATTCTAGACTGCGGTTAAGAGAATGGTTATGCGCAAATTCTGCTTGTGGCAAGCGTGCATCCCACGTTTTGATCGCATCACCCACCATACAACGCAAAAGATTGCCCAAAGACCTATTTGTAACTTTGGTTTGGCCATCGGATTGGAGATGATAAGCAGAGCTCATATCCAAGGAAGTACCCAAAGGTTTCCAAAGTGACCGCCAAAAGTGTCCAAGAAAGCGAGAATCACGATCAGACACAATAGAGGACGGCAGACCATGCAGGCGATAGACGTCTCTGAAAAAAGTGGCTACTTGCACCGCGTTCGTAGTTTTCTTGCAAGGGATAAAGTGGACCATCTTGGAGAAACGATCAACGACCACAAAGATAGAGTCAAAGCCGCGTTAAGTTCTAGGTAGTCCAACAACGAAGTCCATACTGATATCAGTCCATGGTTGGGTAGGGACTGGTAAGGGCATGTAAAGGCTAGCATTAGAAGAATGTCCTTTAGAAGTCTGGCACGTTACACATCTTTCAACGAATCTTTCAACGTCGCGTCTTAAAGTTGGCCAGAAATATGAAGAAGCAACAAGATGGAGAGTGCGATAGCGGCCCACGTGACCTTCATGGTGTAACTCGGTCAGCAGCTGGAGACGGAGACTACAATCAGGAATGCATAGTTGGGAACCCTGAAAAAGGAAACCGTCGTGGAGAGTGTAGTTAGCGGACGGTACGCCATTAGTAAGTGAAAGAAAGATAGGACCGAAGAATGGATCATCGGGGTAAAGGTCACTGAAGGTGCTGAATCCAGTAACAGACGTGTGAAGAACCACCAACGTCGAATGTCTCCTACTC
The window above is part of the Brassica napus cultivar Da-Ae chromosome C8, Da-Ae, whole genome shotgun sequence genome. Proteins encoded here:
- the BNAC08G05240D gene encoding uncharacterized protein At4g13230 — encoded protein: MSSLSSIAVSLRNKALITPRVLSSVPKRLIHGSTMKEASVCDKATEAQQKVAKKADEGAQTISVAAGNLKDKAKNTAEEAWDKVKDTTEKIKDTVTGKTEETKESIKAKAKTVEKSMNTKNLK